A single region of the Xiphias gladius isolate SHS-SW01 ecotype Sanya breed wild chromosome 17, ASM1685928v1, whole genome shotgun sequence genome encodes:
- the LOC120803007 gene encoding adapter molecule crk-like produces the protein MAGNFDAEDRASWYWGRLSRQEAVSLLQGQRHGVFLVRDSITSPGDYVLSVSENSKVSHYIINSISNNRQSGSGLAPPRFRIGDQEFEALPALLEFYKIHYLDTTTLIEPISKAKHTGFISSSSVGVPQQPEEAEFVRALFDFPGNDEEDLPFRKGDILRVLEKPEEQWWNAANQEGRAGMIPVPYVEKYRPASPTAAGLGPPVVGTGQSGQIGGVAGSTDGTGATPANPLGDPGQYAQPVVNTQLPNLQNGPVYARAIQKRVPNAYDKTALALEVGDMVKVTKINVNGQWEGECKGKRGHFPFTHVRLLEQHHPDDES, from the exons ATGGCCGGTAATTTTGATGCCGAAGACCGTGCTAGCTGGTACTGGGGAAGGCTAAGTCGCCAGGAAGCGGTTTCTCTCTTGCAGGGACAGAGACATGGCGTTTTCCTGGTGAGGGACTCAATAACCAGCCCCGGTGACTACGTGCTGTCCGTCTCAGAGAACTCCAAAGTGTCCCATTATATAATCAACAGCATCAGTAACAACCGGCAATCTGGCTCAG GTTTGGCTCCTCCTCGGTTTCGGATTGGGGATCAGGAATTTGAGGCACTGCCGGCCCTGCTGGAGTTTTATAAGATCCACTACTTGGACACCACTACACTTATAGAGCCCATAAGTAAGGCCAAGCACACAGGTTtcatcagctcctcctctgtggGTGTCCCACAGCAGCCAGAGGAGGCTGAGTTTGTCCGGGCGCTGTTTGACTTCCCTGGCAACGATGAGGAGGACCTCCCCTTCCGAAAGGGTGACATTCTGCGTGTGCTGGAGAAGCCAGAGGAGCAGTGGTGGAACGCTGCAAACCAGGAGGGCCGAGCTGGAATGATCCCCGTGCCCTACGTGGAGAAGTACCGGCCTGCCTCGCCCACTGCTGCCGGGCTGGGTCCCCCTGTTGTGGGGACTGGACAGTCGGGGCAAATTGGAGGGGTAGCGGGCAGCACAGATGGAACAGGGGCCACACCGGCCAACCCTCTGGGGGACCCAGGCCAGTACGCACAGCCCGTAGTCAACACTCAGCTTCCCAACCTACAGAACGGGCCTGTGTATGCCAGAGCCATTCAGAAGAGGGTGCCCAATGCCTATGACAAGACGGCGCTTGCTCTGGAG GTGGGAGACATGGTAAAAGTGACCAAGATCAACGTGAACGGCCAGTGGGAGGGCGAGTGCAAGGGCAAACGAGGCCACTTTCCCTTCACCCACGTTCGACTGTTGGAACAACACCATCCTGACGACGAGAGCTGA
- the LOC120802848 gene encoding smoothelin-like protein 2 translates to MDTTTEGVQEAMVSEALVQLEATMQAAVREVHVDVSAFKQRIEQRMEELCVSNGPLTEAVTRLQEENLQLRAKLEALSHLVEGFAGVKVEKSPAEVKGWHGEESIENGHAQIQSKTQEDKRGFLNSGRSEGSLSSQSISTYSEPSGSGGGSSHASAAAAAAAAAAPSKTRPPWRAKRHVDINQGTDAKEEKNVATAAKENGKQESSSVDSDAAQTARDVAQSHQPHTAITKPSPEPSAIANSLQSTVETPKMPDQEESGPLTKPHLPLTAMTKASAEAPSVPQSPASVAKAAKETPVKSVDSSAKCDADEPQPHLPVTAMTTKTNPEGLLATKSAQSLASVPKAAGHSTTEAPTGEAGEYPFIRGTAGASEPRSQVSQEQSGSGSQALPHFPLTAVTKSSSETSAPSKSDQSSASALNPSIPESPTIKRGEYPFRRDVSEPKPHLPLSALTKPNTESSSSATPAQSPSLSASKEPTVKPGEYPFKRVPVLKTTSPSLKRSVSFPQSAEKLLPSKSIIKSGFSPNLDKCRFSVTLPPTGNFCPNVFCIRCPLFLHRKANKPGGVEFKQDVVKSQTLPRSNGAQAKRALFERMNSEPTKPKDSKPKLKRSQSFGVSSASGIKQILLEWCRSKTIGYQNIDIQNFSSSWSDGMAFCALVHSFFPLEFEFNTLDPANRKHNLALAFTTAEEQADCLRLIEVEDMMEMGDKPDPMCVFTYVQSLYSHLKKFE, encoded by the exons ATGGATACAACTACAGAGGGTGTTCAGGAGGCAATGGTAAGTGAGGCTCTTGTTCAGTTAGAGGCCACCATGCAAGCTGCCGTAAGGGAGGTACACGTGGACGTAAGTGCTTTCAAGCAGCGCATAGAGCAGAGGATGGAGGAGCTGTGCGTTTCCAACGGACCCTTGACTGAGGCGGTGACcaggctgcaggaggagaacCTGCAGCTCAGGGCAAAGCTGGAGGCCCTCAGCCACCTGGTGGAGGGTTTTGCTGGTGTAAAGGTCGAGAAGAGTCCTGCTGAAGTGAAGGGATGGCACGGGGAGGAAAGTATCGAGAACGGACATGCACAGATACAGTCCAAGACCCAGGAAGACAAGAGGGGTTTTCTTAACTCTGGAAGATCAGAGGGCAGCCTGTCAAGTCAGTCCATATCTACATACTCTGAACCATCTGGGTCAGGTGGAGGATCAAGCcatgcttctgctgctgctgctgctgctgctgctgctgctcctagCAAGACCCGTCCCCCATGGAGAGCAAAGAGACATGTTGACATTAAT CAGGGCACTGAtgcaaaagaagagaaaaatgttgcCACAGCTGCAAAAGAGAATGGCAAGCAAG AAAGCTCTTCAGTGGACTCTGATGCAGCCCAAACCGCCCGGGACGTTGCCCAGTCCCACCAGCCTCACACCGCCATCACAAAACCAAGCCCGGAGCCTTCTGCCATAGCTAATTCTCTTCAGTCTACAGTGGAAACCCCCAAAATGCCTG ACCAGGAAGAATCGGGTCCTCTGACCAAACCCCATCTTCCCCTCACTGCAATGACGAAAGCCAGCGCCGAAGCTCCATCTGTTCCTCAGTCTCCTGCCTCAGTGGCCAAAGCAGCCAAAGAAACCCCGGTAAAATCAGTGGACTCTTCTGCTAAATGTG ACGCCGATGAGCCCCAGCCCCATCTTCCCGTCACTGCCATGACAACCAAAACCAATCCTGAGGGTCTGCTCGCCACCAAATCTGCTCAGTCTCTAGCATCAGTGCCTAAAGCAGCCGGCCATTCTACAACAGAGGCTCCGACTGGGGAAGCAGGGGAATATCCTTTTATAAGAG GTACAGCCGGAGCAAGTGAGCCGAGATCCCAGGTATCCCAGGAGCAGTCTGGCTCTGGATCTCAGGCTTTGCCCCATTTTCCCCTCACGGCTGTAACCAAAAGCAGCTCTGAGACTTCTGCTCCATCTAAATCTGATCAGAGTTCTGCTTCTGCGCTGAATCCTTCAATACCAGAATCCCCCACGATAAAGCGAGGCGAATATCCATTTAGACGTG ACGTCAGTGAACCCAAGCCACACTTGCCTCTCTCCGCCCTGACCAAACCCAACACGGAGTCTTCATCATCAGCTACACCAGCTCAGTCTCCAAGTCTTTCAGCCTCAAAGGAACCTACGGTGAAACCTGGGGAATATCCCTTTAAACGGG TACCAGTTCTCAAGACAACCAGTCCCAGTCTGAAGAGAAGTGTGAGCTTTCCTCAGTCTGCTg aaaaattacTTCCCTCCAAATCAATTATAAAATCTGGTTTCTCACCTAACTTGGACAA ATGCcgtttttctgtcactttgccGCCAACTGGCAACTTCTGTCCAAACGTATTTTGTATCCGTTGTCCGCTGTTTCTCCACAGGAAAGCGAACAAGCCAGGCGGGGTCGAGTTTAAGCAGGATGTAGTGAAATCACAAACACTTCCACGCTCCAATGGGGCTCAGGCCAAACGGGCTCTCTTTGAACGGATGAACTCGGAGCCTACCAA GCCAAAGGACTCCAAGCCGAAACTGAAGCGCTCTCAGAGTTTTGGAGTGTCCAGTGCCAGTGGTATAAAACAGATTCTCTTGGAGTGGTGCCGCTCAAAAACCATCGGCTACCAG AACATCGACATCCAGAACTTCTCATCCAGTTGGAGTGATGGGATGGCCTTCTGTGCTCTGGTTCACTCTTTCTTCCCCCTGGAGTTCGAGTTCAACACGCTGGACCCTGCGAACCGCAAACACAACTTAGCGCTGGCTTTCACCACTGCAGA GGAGCAGGCTGACTGTCTGCGTCTGATCGAGGTGGAGGACATGATGGAGATGGGGGACAAGCCAGACCCCATGTGCGTGTTCACATACGTCCAGTCCCTCTACAGCCACCTGAAGAAGTTTGAATAA